A stretch of DNA from Oncorhynchus gorbuscha isolate QuinsamMale2020 ecotype Even-year unplaced genomic scaffold, OgorEven_v1.0 Un_scaffold_1561, whole genome shotgun sequence:
CACTTGTATCACCTACAGTGTCACTGCTTCAAAGATATAACGTAAAGCGGTCCATAAAACCAGCACTGGCTTAATCACTTATTAACTTCGGTGAGCGATTGTAACCTTACAGTCGGTCTCCACCCTCCATATGCAAACTGTATACCCAACATAAGAGCCCCACTTGCCAGAAAACTGTCATATTGCAGTTTTGCGTCACATTACTGATGACACATACAGGCTAACAGGAAAGTCACTTGATTTAGATACTTCCTGCAGACATATGAATAATGTTCTGAAAGAAGAGACAGGAATGATTTAGGTTATAATTCATGACCCTCCATACACTGAATAATTAACAGAATTGGACAAAATAACCTTCTAAGGAAATGATAAAACAATAAGGTCCCACTGAGTAACAAAACAACCCCGTAGCCTTCCTACACCTCTGTTTGTGTTACTATAGTAACGTTCATTTATATTGACAGCACACAGCCCAACTGTTCCAACAGAACATCCCTGTAGAAACAACTCTGTGGTTAGGCCTTAGTGTTTACATTGTCTTCTGTCATCAGCGGGTCAACGTCCCCACCACCATGGCAGAAGGTCATCCTCATCCTGCTATACCCCCGGGTCACCACCACGGTGGAAGGTCATCCTAGTCCCACTATACCCCCGGGTCACCACCACCGCGGTGGAAGTTCATCCTAGTCCCACTATACCCCCGGGTCACCACCACCGCGGTGGAAGGTCATCCTAGTCCCACTATACCCCCGGGTCACCACCACCGCGGTGGAAGGTCATCCTAGTCCCACTATACCCCCGGGTCACCACCACCGTGGTGGAAGGTCATCCTAGTCCCACTATACCCCCAGGTCACCACCACCGTGGTGGAAGGTCATCCTAGTCCCACTATACCCCGGCATCACTCTTCTCCCCTAGCAGTTTCTCTTTGGACTCCTCCTGGGGAATATGGACCTTCTTCATCTCCATGCCTTTGACCCAGGTGTAGGCAGAAGACCCACCAAGGACCatcaggttactagtccaccaCAGGAAACTTTTACTGGACTGGTTATAGACCACAGCGATGACCGTCTGAGCGCAGGCCTTGGCCGTCCCCGACACGTTGTGCGTGAGCGGACTCGTGAACTTGATTTGGAGGCCCGTCACGTAGCCGATGGCGAAACCGAACACGCCGCCCAGCGTCATCATGCCCCAGAATGTAGGGTCACCCAGGCGGCTGAAATGGACGAGGTGGCCGACCTCACCGAAGACGAGGAtgagtgggaggaagaggatgcAGGCGTTGATGTTGTTGTAGAAGGAGAGCTTCCAGATGTTTCCGTCTACCGCCGGCATGACCCGCTTGGTGAAGATGGCATTGAGGGAGACGCAGGCGCTGGCCAGCACACCGAAAAACACACCCGCCCACGACAGGGAGCCCGCCACACCTTCCTGGTCCACACCCAACCAGAATCCACCTAATAGGAGGGACAGACAAAGAAAGAAGCATTAACATGGTCCTTCAGCAGCAATACCTTATGTTCAATATATGGTCAATACAGGTGTGGCCCATGTAGGAATGTATTAACCTGTGGTGCAATTATAGAGAAGTGTGAGGTTACTTATTATTGGTTACCTGGGAGGAAGGACGTTGTCTAACCAGCCTGGCTTGGGTATATGCCTTAGACATGAGAACTTTCTAGAAAGTCAAAGTACTCGCATAAGGCCAGATATAGGTTAGTTATTATTACCACCTACCTAGAATAATTCCACAACACAGGATGGCGTAGAAGGACGTGGTCTGCTTGAGGATCACGTAGGAGAGTAGAACGTTGAAGACTGTGCTGAGTGACCTGCCGACAGTGTAGAAGGCCACCCCTACATGCTTCAGGCACAAGTTGTTGAAGGTTATCATTCCAATGAACACGATGGACAGGGGTAGAACCTCCCGGCATACCTTTAGGTCGAATTTGACGGAGGGGAAGTCGATGACACCCGGACATAAGTGGGATAGCAAGTGCATGCCATAGCACAGTCCGACAGTCACAAGGCACTGGTAAAATGTCACAAATAGCGGCGCGTCCAAATCTTTACTGTCTAGCAAGTAGTTATTTAAGAACACCATGGTTATTGAAATGAACCAATAAAGTACGACCACACCACCTATTTTGATGGCTTTAAGTAGAAACGTCTCGCCTTTtccttcttccgtggtgtccgaTCCTGCTAGAGCCATTCTCAAGATGTTCGAGCGTTTCAACTGCACCCTGTTCATGATTGAAATCATGGAGGAAGGATATAGAATAGGTTAAAGTAAGATAATTGCAACACGCTGCTACAAAGTAACAGTGTACCTATTACCTTCGACCTATCGGATACAAACAATGAACGCCGTCCTCCGATTACgtgacaacttcctggacaatatgcggtacattttttttaaagagacagTGCTACATTAATCCTGCAATGAGAAACAATTCAACTTGAAGCCCGAACGCAATATGCACATGTGAGTTCAGTCAGACAGAAGTGTAGCCTAATATCGACTGAACAATACTATCGGAATGAGCGGATATGTTTATGCTACATGACACTCCTAGGACACACGTAGCAGCCCATCAATATCAATCGGCCCACATTCCTAGATCACATTCAGACACCTTTT
This window harbors:
- the LOC124023236 gene encoding GDP-fucose transporter 1-like isoform X2, translating into MALAGSDTTEEGKGETFLLKAIKIGGVVVLYWFISITMVFLNNYLLDSKDLDAPLFVTFYQCLVTVGLCYGMHLLSHLCPGVIDFPSVKFDLKVCREVLPLSIVFIGMITFNNLCLKHVGVAFYTVGRSLSTVFNVLLSYVILKQTTSFYAILCCGIILGGFWLGVDQEGVAGSLSWAGVFFGVLASACVSLNAIFTKRVMPAVDGNIWKLSFYNNINACILFLPLILVFGEVGHLVHFSRLGDPTFWGMMTLGGVFGFAIGYVTGLQIKFTSPLTHNVSGTAKACAQTVIAVVYNQSSKSFLWWTSNLMVLGGSSAYTWVKGMEMKKVHIPQEESKEKLLGEKSDAGV
- the LOC124023236 gene encoding GDP-fucose transporter 1-like isoform X1, whose protein sequence is MISIMNRVQLKRSNILRMALAGSDTTEEGKGETFLLKAIKIGGVVVLYWFISITMVFLNNYLLDSKDLDAPLFVTFYQCLVTVGLCYGMHLLSHLCPGVIDFPSVKFDLKVCREVLPLSIVFIGMITFNNLCLKHVGVAFYTVGRSLSTVFNVLLSYVILKQTTSFYAILCCGIILGGFWLGVDQEGVAGSLSWAGVFFGVLASACVSLNAIFTKRVMPAVDGNIWKLSFYNNINACILFLPLILVFGEVGHLVHFSRLGDPTFWGMMTLGGVFGFAIGYVTGLQIKFTSPLTHNVSGTAKACAQTVIAVVYNQSSKSFLWWTSNLMVLGGSSAYTWVKGMEMKKVHIPQEESKEKLLGEKSDAGV